The Mesorhizobium koreense genome includes a window with the following:
- a CDS encoding glycosyltransferase family 39 protein has product MSNFLVNLGRRLGEERFGPFDGAIAFIALYCLLQAIALPLVSYWAGTGVNIDEAEQLIYLPHFWMGYGSSQPPLYSWLSAAFCQIFGTTILSLKIIKYLVFLLGTVCVAVSVRRLGYSRAAAAAAMLGLFTVPEILWEMQRALTHSVAAFAFSAMMVLALVLLFEKRTIARYAFFGLAAGLALLAKYNDVLLLIALIAAALSIPAYRSAILDRRIVVSMFLTALVVLPTALWSLEHRSALLGHASKFEISGFGAHILSARLRGLWDLVWGTVSFAILPFGLVVMAFIAEKLVMNAWRHRAGAGAQFVGCTILFGLAITAVLIIASGTAEVRNRWLLPLLFLVPAYGAMRAEEFDLKGKRIQYFLAGIGGAFAIAAIPLIWYVQAAGGNGFSSSVRLDYPAFYKLLTADGPVSTIVGDEQWVGNFRLVERDLAILDPETPYFGTLMRPPAVVVWLDGGPPPAGLLNRVEKAGYAVEGSVHELSVPEHLSKKGSREAGFARLRKIRDVPPADADIPDAEPAHDGD; this is encoded by the coding sequence GTGAGCAATTTTCTGGTAAACCTCGGCAGACGGCTTGGCGAAGAAAGGTTCGGGCCGTTTGACGGGGCGATCGCCTTCATTGCCCTCTATTGTCTATTACAGGCCATTGCCTTGCCGCTGGTCAGCTATTGGGCGGGCACAGGCGTCAATATCGACGAGGCGGAGCAACTCATCTATCTGCCGCATTTCTGGATGGGATACGGCAGTTCCCAGCCACCGCTCTACAGTTGGCTGAGTGCCGCCTTCTGCCAGATTTTCGGCACGACAATCCTGTCGCTGAAAATCATAAAGTATCTTGTCTTTCTGCTGGGTACGGTTTGTGTCGCCGTTAGCGTACGCAGGCTGGGATATTCCCGTGCAGCGGCCGCGGCCGCCATGCTCGGCCTGTTCACCGTCCCTGAAATCCTCTGGGAAATGCAGCGCGCGCTGACCCACTCCGTTGCGGCATTCGCATTCTCCGCCATGATGGTCCTGGCACTGGTCCTGCTTTTCGAGAAGCGCACCATTGCCCGGTATGCCTTTTTCGGTCTGGCGGCGGGATTGGCGCTGCTCGCCAAATACAACGACGTCCTTCTCCTTATCGCGTTGATCGCAGCCGCATTGTCCATCCCGGCCTATCGGTCGGCGATCCTCGATCGCAGGATCGTTGTGAGCATGTTCCTCACCGCTCTTGTCGTCCTCCCGACCGCGCTCTGGAGCCTGGAGCACCGAAGCGCGCTCCTTGGCCACGCTTCGAAATTCGAGATCAGCGGTTTCGGAGCACACATTCTATCGGCACGGCTGCGAGGCCTCTGGGATTTGGTGTGGGGCACCGTCAGCTTCGCCATATTGCCATTCGGTCTCGTCGTCATGGCCTTCATTGCGGAAAAGCTGGTGATGAACGCCTGGCGGCACAGAGCCGGGGCCGGGGCTCAATTCGTTGGCTGTACCATCCTTTTCGGCCTGGCGATCACGGCCGTGCTGATCATCGCCAGCGGCACCGCCGAAGTTCGAAATCGCTGGCTGCTGCCGCTCCTGTTCCTAGTGCCGGCCTATGGCGCGATGCGAGCCGAAGAATTCGATCTTAAAGGCAAGAGAATCCAGTATTTCCTTGCCGGCATAGGTGGCGCGTTCGCGATCGCGGCAATTCCCCTGATCTGGTACGTGCAAGCCGCCGGCGGAAACGGCTTTTCCAGTTCCGTGCGGCTCGATTATCCGGCCTTCTACAAGCTCTTGACAGCCGACGGGCCCGTTTCGACCATCGTCGGCGACGAGCAATGGGTCGGCAATTTCCGTCTGGTCGAGCGCGATCTCGCGATCCTCGATCCCGAGACGCCGTATTTCGGAACCCTTATGCGACCACCCGCCGTGGTAGTCTGGCTTGACGGCGGGCCGCCTCCGGCGGGCTTGCTGAACAGGGTAGAAAAGGCCGGTTACGCCGTCGAGGGCAGCGTGCACGAACTGTCCGTACCCGAGCATCTGAGCAAGAAGGGCAGCCGCGAAGCAGGCTTTGCCCGGCTCCGGAAAATCCGTGATGTCCCGCCGGCGGATGCGGATATTCCGGATGCCGAACCCGCTCACGACGGCGACTGA
- a CDS encoding aspartyl/asparaginyl beta-hydroxylase domain-containing protein produces the protein MDQKVSIGNFEQKRTQGIEDPMFKKGLGYRIGQAIVDWAERLNLKYAVHGNPPVYDNATFPWAADIEKEWKLIRAELDRVLTRKDELPGFHEILSEVSTISTDRDWKTFVLCGYGSVSEEGVRACPETWRILQKVPGLKAAMFSIFEPGKHLKAHRGPYNGVLRLHLGLKVPPERDKIAIRVLDRICHWDEGKVLLFDDAYEHEAWNHSGETRVVLFVDFVKPTRFPASLTNWLLLNLAPFTPFIREGYQAQKKWEKLFFAGGKEH, from the coding sequence ATGGATCAGAAAGTCAGCATCGGGAATTTCGAGCAGAAGCGTACACAGGGGATCGAGGATCCCATGTTCAAGAAGGGTCTCGGCTACCGGATCGGCCAGGCTATCGTGGATTGGGCCGAACGGCTCAACCTGAAATATGCGGTCCATGGCAATCCGCCGGTTTATGACAACGCCACTTTTCCATGGGCGGCGGATATAGAGAAGGAATGGAAGCTTATCCGCGCCGAGCTGGATCGCGTGCTCACCCGCAAGGACGAGTTGCCGGGCTTCCACGAGATATTGAGCGAGGTCAGCACGATCTCCACCGACCGCGACTGGAAGACCTTCGTGCTGTGCGGCTACGGTTCGGTATCGGAGGAGGGCGTCCGCGCCTGCCCGGAGACCTGGCGTATTCTGCAGAAGGTTCCCGGTCTCAAGGCGGCGATGTTCTCGATCTTCGAGCCCGGCAAGCATCTGAAGGCGCATCGCGGCCCCTATAACGGCGTGCTGCGCTTGCATCTCGGGCTGAAGGTGCCGCCCGAGCGCGACAAGATCGCCATCCGCGTGCTCGACCGGATATGCCACTGGGACGAAGGCAAGGTTCTGCTCTTCGACGATGCCTACGAGCACGAGGCGTGGAACCACTCCGGCGAGACGCGCGTCGTGCTGTTCGTCGATTTCGTGAAGCCGACCCGCTTTCCCGCCAGCCTGACCAACTGGCTGCTCCTGAACCTCGCGCCTTTCACCCCCTTCATCCGAGAGGGCTATCAGGCTCAGAAGAAGTGGGAAAAGCTCTTCTTCGCCGGCGGCAAGGAGCACTGA